From one Hyphomicrobiales bacterium genomic stretch:
- the clpB gene encoding ATP-dependent chaperone ClpB, producing the protein MNLDKLTERAAGFLQSAQTIAYRDGHPQLTSEHLLKALLDDGEGQAAGLIRRAGGDPAKALAAVDAALAANPKVSGQAAANPQPTRAFVQLLARAEELAKKSGDSYVTSERLLLALMMEQGTPAARALAASGTDAQRLNQAIEAIRKGRTADSASAEQSFEALKKYTRDLTEAAASGKIDPVIGRDEEIRRAIQVLSRRTKNNPVLIGEPGVGKTAIAEGLAMRIVKGDVPESLKGKKLLALDMGALIAGAKYRGEFEERLKSVLSEIEAEVGNVVLFIDEMHTLVGAGKADGAMDASNLLKPALARGELHCVGATTLDEYRKHVEKDAALARRFQPVFVSEPTVEDTISILRGLKEKYEMHHGVRITDSAIVSAATLSNRYITDRFLPDKAIDLMDEAASRLRMQVDSKPEELDEVDRRLMQLKIEREALRKEDDAASRDRLARLEREIGELEEKSGEIGERWAREKRRLAGAQGLKERLEAARLELEQATRAADYEAAGRLKYSEIPEIEKAIAEAEGTDGAGTLVADAVTPESIAQVVSRWTGIPVDKMLEGERDKLLRMESEIARRVIGQQEAVKAVSTAVRRARAGLQDPNRPIGSFLFLGPTGVGKTELTKALADFLFEDEQAMVRIDMSEFMEKHSVARLIGAPPGYVGYEEGGKLTEAVRRRPYQVVLFDEVEKAHPDVFNVLLQVLDDGRLTDGQGRTVDFRNTMIVLTSNLGAEYLSDPNRDVESVRGDVKGVVRATFRPEFLNRLDEIILFHRLKREQMAAIVDIQMTRLRRLLADRQVSLVLDDAARGWLAEKGFDPAYGARPLKRVIQKEVQDPLAERVLAGEVPDGSTVHVGIGTDGLSFRIERGAGTDAAPRDASAAGDHGRSAAA; encoded by the coding sequence ACCGAGCGTGCTGCCGGCTTTCTGCAGTCCGCCCAGACCATCGCCTACCGCGACGGTCACCCGCAACTGACCAGCGAGCATCTGCTGAAGGCCCTGCTGGATGACGGCGAGGGGCAGGCGGCCGGCCTCATCCGCCGCGCTGGCGGTGATCCCGCCAAGGCCCTCGCGGCCGTCGACGCCGCGCTCGCCGCGAACCCCAAGGTTTCCGGTCAGGCGGCGGCCAATCCCCAGCCGACCCGTGCTTTCGTCCAGCTCCTCGCCCGCGCCGAGGAACTCGCAAAGAAATCCGGGGACAGCTACGTCACGTCCGAACGCCTGCTGCTCGCTCTGATGATGGAGCAGGGCACACCTGCCGCGCGGGCTCTCGCCGCCTCCGGCACCGACGCCCAGCGGCTGAACCAGGCCATCGAGGCGATCCGCAAGGGCCGCACCGCCGACAGCGCCTCTGCCGAGCAGTCCTTCGAAGCCTTGAAGAAATATACCCGTGACCTCACCGAGGCCGCGGCAAGCGGTAAGATCGATCCGGTGATCGGGCGCGACGAGGAGATCCGGCGGGCCATCCAGGTGCTCTCGCGGCGCACCAAGAACAACCCCGTTCTCATCGGCGAACCGGGCGTCGGCAAGACCGCCATCGCCGAGGGGCTCGCCATGCGCATCGTCAAGGGCGATGTGCCCGAGAGCCTCAAGGGCAAGAAGCTCCTCGCGCTCGACATGGGCGCGCTCATCGCGGGCGCCAAGTACCGCGGCGAGTTCGAGGAGAGATTGAAATCCGTGCTCTCGGAGATCGAGGCCGAGGTGGGCAATGTCGTGCTCTTCATCGACGAGATGCACACGCTCGTCGGCGCTGGCAAGGCGGACGGGGCGATGGATGCCTCGAACCTTTTGAAGCCCGCTCTCGCGCGGGGTGAATTGCACTGCGTCGGCGCAACCACGCTCGACGAATACAGGAAGCATGTCGAGAAGGACGCGGCCCTCGCCCGCCGCTTCCAACCCGTTTTCGTCTCCGAGCCGACCGTCGAGGATACCATCTCGATCCTCCGAGGCCTCAAGGAGAAGTACGAGATGCACCACGGCGTTCGCATCACCGACAGCGCGATCGTCTCGGCCGCCACGCTCTCCAACCGATACATCACCGACCGTTTCCTTCCCGACAAGGCGATCGACCTCATGGACGAGGCGGCGAGCCGCCTGCGCATGCAGGTCGATTCCAAGCCCGAGGAACTCGACGAGGTCGACCGCCGCCTCATGCAGCTCAAGATCGAGCGTGAAGCCTTGCGCAAGGAGGACGACGCCGCCTCCCGCGACCGCCTCGCTCGCCTCGAGCGCGAGATCGGCGAGCTGGAAGAGAAGTCGGGTGAAATCGGCGAGCGCTGGGCGCGCGAAAAGCGGCGCCTCGCGGGCGCGCAGGGACTGAAGGAACGCCTCGAGGCCGCCCGCCTCGAACTCGAGCAGGCGACACGCGCGGCCGACTACGAGGCCGCCGGCCGCCTCAAGTACAGCGAGATCCCCGAAATCGAGAAGGCCATCGCCGAGGCTGAAGGCACCGATGGCGCGGGTACGCTCGTTGCCGACGCCGTGACACCGGAGAGTATCGCCCAGGTCGTCTCGCGCTGGACCGGTATTCCCGTCGACAAGATGCTGGAAGGCGAGCGCGACAAGCTGTTGCGGATGGAAAGCGAGATCGCACGGCGCGTGATCGGCCAGCAAGAGGCCGTCAAGGCGGTTTCGACCGCCGTCCGCCGCGCCCGTGCCGGCCTACAGGACCCGAACCGGCCGATCGGCTCGTTCCTCTTTCTCGGTCCGACCGGCGTCGGCAAGACCGAACTCACAAAGGCGCTCGCCGATTTCCTCTTCGAGGACGAGCAGGCGATGGTGCGCATCGACATGTCGGAGTTCATGGAGAAGCACTCCGTCGCCCGCCTCATCGGCGCGCCTCCGGGCTATGTCGGCTACGAGGAGGGAGGCAAGCTGACGGAGGCCGTCCGCCGCCGTCCCTACCAGGTCGTGCTCTTCGACGAGGTCGAAAAGGCGCATCCGGACGTTTTCAACGTGCTGCTCCAGGTGCTCGACGATGGCCGCTTGACCGACGGTCAGGGCCGCACCGTCGACTTCCGCAACACCATGATCGTGCTCACTTCGAATCTCGGCGCGGAATATCTCTCCGATCCGAACCGGGACGTCGAGAGCGTGCGCGGTGACGTCAAGGGCGTGGTCCGCGCCACATTCCGTCCCGAATTCCTCAACCGGCTGGACGAGATCATTCTCTTCCACCGTCTGAAGCGCGAGCAGATGGCGGCGATCGTCGACATCCAGATGACCCGGCTCCGCCGGCTCTTGGCCGACCGCCAGGTTTCGCTCGTTCTCGATGATGCCGCGCGTGGCTGGCTGGCGGAGAAAGGCTTCGATCCTGCCTATGGCGCCAGACCGTTGAAGCGCGTGATCCAGAAGGAGGTTCAGGACCCGCTCGCCGAACGGGTGCTGGCTGGCGAGGTGCCGGACGGCTCCACGGTTCACGTCGGTATTGGAACCGACGGCCTGTCCTTCCGTATCGAACGCGGGGCCGGCACCGATGCGGCCCCGAGGGATGCTTCGGCGGCGGGTGATCACGGACGTTCCGCGGCCGCCTGA